Proteins from a single region of Aureibacter tunicatorum:
- a CDS encoding ABC transporter ATP-binding protein, whose protein sequence is MEILTVTNLSKSFGKVKAVQNLSFSVPKGSIMGILGPNGSGKSTTLGILLNVTHGYQGSFSWNLNKENSNARQNIGALLETPNFYPYLTGAKNLEIVAEIKGASSSDIKTALEFTGMKEHAKRKYQNYSLGMKQRLAIASAMLGDPEVMILDEPTNGLDPEGIAEIRQMIIELGDKGKTILLASHLLDEVEKVCSHLIVLDKGEKLYEGPINALTTSDTIVEINADNPEKLKSLLEDFNGIKSIKKESGKFIVQLGDRSYLKDLSKHLNDQELTITHFSEVKKSLEEEFLNIIKRHKS, encoded by the coding sequence TTGGAAATTCTAACAGTAACCAATCTTAGCAAGAGTTTCGGTAAAGTCAAAGCTGTGCAAAACCTTAGCTTTTCAGTCCCCAAAGGCTCTATAATGGGAATCTTGGGGCCAAACGGAAGCGGAAAATCCACCACGCTCGGCATCTTATTGAATGTCACTCATGGATATCAAGGCAGCTTTTCTTGGAACTTAAATAAAGAAAACAGCAATGCCAGACAAAATATAGGCGCATTGCTCGAAACTCCTAACTTTTATCCTTACCTAACGGGAGCGAAAAACTTGGAGATCGTGGCGGAAATCAAAGGAGCCAGCTCATCAGACATAAAGACTGCTCTTGAATTCACTGGAATGAAAGAGCATGCCAAAAGAAAATATCAAAATTATTCGCTTGGAATGAAACAGCGGCTAGCTATCGCTTCAGCCATGCTTGGTGACCCTGAAGTAATGATCCTAGACGAACCTACCAATGGTTTGGATCCTGAGGGAATCGCTGAAATTCGCCAGATGATCATAGAGTTGGGTGATAAAGGCAAAACTATTCTGCTAGCCAGCCACCTGCTTGACGAAGTGGAAAAAGTTTGTTCCCACCTTATTGTCCTCGATAAAGGTGAGAAACTATACGAAGGCCCTATCAATGCCCTGACTACAAGCGATACTATCGTAGAAATCAACGCTGACAACCCTGAAAAGCTTAAATCGTTGTTGGAAGACTTCAACGGCATTAAATCTATTAAGAAAGAATCAGGAAAATTTATCGTGCAATTAGGAGACCGATCGTACCTCAAAGACCTATCCAAACACCTAAACGATCAAGAGCTCACAATTACTCATTTTTCAGAAGTCAAGAAAAGCCTCGAAGAAGAATTTTTGAACATTATTAAACGCCACAAGTCATGA
- a CDS encoding M43 family zinc metalloprotease — protein sequence MKRLTIFLFFSALFLRLSAQDFDEPRPCKADTHVQDQSRQRNIMADELPWYPDEGKFIVPVVFHVFGDDFSGKKVTTEIIENALKLTNEDFMGMRPDFQAVMEEFEDVKQSMNIEFRLAKIAPDGRPSTGVTFNPNEAGFGNGNGYDAKVKQYAWDNHKYMNVYIMLDLYDDGTTNNSGVAWLPNEWMSNNNLARVVYNGRYLGSNTSENFRSVLTHEFGHFLGLHHTFQGGCTNSNNDDGVLDTPKKENSNRMAKGSKNCFDEVMNVENFMDYTDFYAMFTSGQVGRMTGEAYGLRHSARSSLWSEENLIATGVADDMPPSIHYSLYELMEDKVNDGTVSTQIRVLAVSTSFNKEGQLIENVDFEIEGVPEGLTAKLETESSQVILLSFEGKATDHSEGTEEIKIKFLDTMFEGGASTIMNVESTIEIHFMDPYTEYCEPGVDWTAYSHISGVSIGSYSTKSGNDIYSKHTDHEKTVVRPESNVNITVTAHAGNSGMSDYNVIRIWADWNRNFLFEEDELLVMEEYKIQDVVNSNKEYNFSYNLVLPEELTEGDLVIRFMVHYQNGNDGEDPCENYESGEVEDYALEIRRITGIGDEHAPVLYPNPSDGNISLGKRYEEVQVFSLQGLGLSKHFDVDAIDLSSLKNGIYILRMINGTRKENVKIVIAK from the coding sequence ATGAAAAGGCTTACTATTTTTTTATTTTTTTCTGCTCTGTTTTTACGATTAAGCGCCCAAGATTTTGACGAGCCTAGGCCCTGCAAGGCAGACACACATGTCCAAGATCAATCTAGACAAAGGAATATTATGGCTGATGAGTTGCCATGGTATCCTGATGAAGGAAAGTTCATCGTTCCTGTGGTGTTTCATGTTTTCGGGGATGATTTTTCGGGCAAAAAGGTGACCACTGAAATCATAGAAAATGCTTTGAAGCTTACAAATGAAGATTTTATGGGTATGCGCCCTGATTTTCAAGCTGTAATGGAAGAGTTTGAGGATGTTAAACAATCAATGAACATTGAGTTCAGGTTGGCTAAAATTGCTCCTGATGGAAGGCCCTCTACAGGTGTTACATTTAATCCAAATGAAGCGGGTTTTGGAAATGGCAATGGATATGACGCCAAGGTAAAGCAGTATGCTTGGGATAATCACAAGTATATGAATGTATATATCATGCTAGATTTATATGATGATGGAACGACAAATAATTCAGGTGTTGCTTGGCTGCCTAATGAATGGATGTCGAATAATAATTTAGCTAGAGTCGTTTATAATGGACGTTATTTAGGCTCAAATACATCTGAGAATTTCAGGTCGGTCTTAACGCATGAGTTTGGACACTTTTTAGGTCTTCATCACACTTTTCAGGGAGGATGCACAAATAGCAATAATGATGACGGTGTATTGGACACGCCTAAAAAGGAAAATTCTAATAGAATGGCCAAGGGCTCCAAGAATTGCTTTGATGAAGTGATGAATGTGGAGAACTTTATGGATTATACGGATTTTTACGCCATGTTCACAAGTGGGCAAGTCGGTAGAATGACTGGAGAGGCTTATGGCCTGAGGCATAGTGCTAGATCATCCTTATGGTCTGAGGAGAATTTGATAGCTACAGGGGTGGCTGACGACATGCCGCCTTCTATTCATTATTCATTATATGAGTTGATGGAAGACAAAGTGAATGATGGTACTGTAAGCACCCAGATTCGTGTATTAGCGGTGTCCACTTCTTTTAATAAAGAAGGTCAATTAATCGAAAATGTTGATTTTGAAATTGAAGGTGTGCCTGAAGGTCTCACTGCTAAATTGGAGACAGAATCTTCTCAGGTAATTTTGTTGAGTTTCGAAGGAAAGGCAACTGACCATTCAGAGGGGACAGAAGAGATTAAGATAAAGTTTTTGGACACGATGTTTGAAGGAGGCGCTTCAACAATAATGAATGTTGAGTCCACTATTGAAATCCATTTTATGGATCCTTACACTGAGTATTGCGAGCCGGGGGTTGATTGGACTGCGTATAGCCATATTTCAGGAGTATCTATAGGAAGTTATTCGACGAAAAGCGGCAATGATATATATTCTAAACATACTGATCATGAGAAAACAGTGGTTAGGCCAGAGTCGAATGTCAATATCACGGTGACAGCTCATGCAGGAAATTCAGGGATGTCGGATTATAATGTCATAAGAATATGGGCGGATTGGAATCGAAATTTTTTGTTCGAGGAAGATGAATTGTTGGTGATGGAGGAGTACAAGATTCAAGATGTTGTAAATTCAAACAAAGAGTATAACTTTAGTTATAACCTTGTTCTTCCGGAAGAATTGACTGAGGGTGATTTGGTGATTAGGTTTATGGTGCACTATCAGAATGGGAATGATGGAGAGGATCCATGCGAGAATTATGAAAGCGGAGAAGTGGAGGACTATGCTTTGGAAATAAGAAGGATTACCGGCATTGGCGACGAACATGCTCCTGTGCTTTATCCAAATCCGAGCGATGGAAATATTTCTTTAGGCAAACGCTATGAGGAAGTTCAAGTATTTTCTCTTCAAGGGTTGGGGTTGAGCAAGCATTTTGATGTCGATGCTATTGATTTGTCAAGCTTGAAGAATGGAATATATATTCTCAGGATGATTAATGGAACCCGTAAAGAAAATGTGAAAATAGTAATTGCAAAGTAG
- a CDS encoding potassium channel protein, which translates to MSITTGVCFYHFYEDYSFIDAVYMTAITISTVGYSEINELSPEGRMFTSVYVFFNLMVFAFSISTLTAYLFEGEFKKIYKIFMIGMDVKKLKNHVIVCGYGRNGVKACEELANSNTDFVVIENNQELIKETVNSNKINFIYGDATLDETLHSAQIQHASAIITTLPRDAENVFITLTARELNPEINIIARAHEENTEKKLTRAGANHIVKPDTLGGMTMAMLITKPVVIEFLELLNGMSHNEMVLEEFNHSEFKDEFKELTLRELDIRKKTNVMVIGLKDNNKGFIFTPSSAMKMKDDSYLILLGKEENIEKFKKVYSREE; encoded by the coding sequence TTGAGTATAACTACTGGGGTTTGTTTTTATCATTTTTATGAGGATTATTCATTCATTGACGCTGTGTATATGACAGCGATCACAATTTCTACTGTTGGCTATTCTGAAATCAATGAATTAAGTCCTGAGGGAAGAATGTTCACTTCCGTTTATGTGTTTTTCAACTTAATGGTTTTCGCCTTCAGCATATCGACGTTGACAGCTTATTTGTTTGAAGGGGAATTCAAAAAGATTTATAAAATATTCATGATAGGTATGGATGTCAAGAAGCTTAAAAACCATGTCATTGTTTGCGGTTATGGACGTAATGGAGTGAAAGCTTGCGAAGAGTTGGCGAACTCCAATACTGATTTTGTAGTTATTGAAAACAATCAGGAACTCATTAAGGAAACGGTCAACTCCAATAAAATCAATTTTATTTATGGCGACGCTACCTTGGATGAGACTCTTCATAGCGCGCAGATTCAACATGCTAGCGCTATCATTACTACTTTGCCTAGAGATGCAGAAAATGTATTTATTACCCTTACAGCTAGAGAGCTTAACCCGGAAATAAATATTATTGCGAGAGCTCATGAGGAAAATACAGAGAAGAAGCTTACTCGAGCGGGAGCAAACCATATAGTGAAGCCCGATACTTTGGGAGGCATGACAATGGCTATGCTGATAACGAAGCCAGTGGTTATAGAATTTTTGGAGCTATTGAATGGGATGAGCCATAATGAAATGGTTCTTGAAGAATTCAATCATTCAGAGTTTAAAGATGAGTTCAAGGAATTGACATTAAGAGAACTTGATATTCGAAAGAAAACCAATGTGATGGTCATTGGACTTAAGGATAATAACAAGGGGTTTATTTTCACTCCATCGTCGGCCATGAAAATGAAAGATGATAGTTATTTGATTCTGCTGGGGAAGGAAGAAAATATAGAGAAGTTTAAAAAGGTTTATTCTAGAGAAGAATGA
- a CDS encoding DUF418 domain-containing protein, which yields MEKLAPTLASDRVVIIDVLRGFAILGILLANILSWSGYKFIPYEMIENLSFYNLDQGINAFINFFIDTKFYTLFSILFGIGFYFQYKKHRENQAPFVKTYTRRMLVLFVFGIIHTLIWSGDILTLYALMGLVLVYFLRNLTPKQMLIGSAILFNIPILYNIIVLIVAPGWMTPDKALAMKTYLDMTPMEVTNIFQHGNILEVWKLNMHNVMWRWFDMIPDGRPFKVLGLFLLGYYVASTKFIQNKSAKKSTLIISWSLGVSLTLFSMWIGGSIGKFPKEWTDIAFKFLMPLGQIALCTAYVSTMSIAFKTKIGQKVLNATLSHAGRMSFSNYIMHTVLGIAIFYSFGLGFFGTLSLAEVMIVAVLIYAFQIAYSKYWLQSFKFGPLEWLWRCLTFGKMFSITKEPIKISERKEKPVLQKA from the coding sequence ATGGAAAAATTAGCTCCCACACTCGCAAGCGACAGAGTCGTTATCATTGACGTATTAAGAGGTTTCGCCATACTTGGCATCCTTCTAGCCAACATTCTTAGCTGGAGCGGGTACAAATTCATTCCTTATGAAATGATTGAAAACCTTTCCTTCTACAACTTGGATCAAGGAATCAACGCATTCATAAACTTCTTCATAGACACTAAATTTTACACTCTATTTTCAATATTGTTTGGAATAGGATTCTATTTTCAATACAAAAAGCATAGAGAAAACCAAGCTCCATTTGTGAAAACATATACCAGAAGAATGCTGGTGTTATTCGTATTTGGGATTATTCATACGCTAATTTGGTCAGGAGACATCCTTACTTTATATGCGCTTATGGGATTAGTTCTTGTCTATTTTCTTCGCAACCTGACACCTAAGCAAATGCTTATCGGAAGTGCGATTCTGTTCAACATTCCGATTCTATACAATATCATTGTGTTAATCGTAGCTCCGGGTTGGATGACTCCTGACAAGGCTTTGGCGATGAAGACTTACCTTGACATGACGCCTATGGAAGTTACCAATATTTTCCAGCATGGAAACATTCTAGAAGTATGGAAGCTAAACATGCACAATGTCATGTGGAGATGGTTTGACATGATTCCTGACGGAAGGCCTTTCAAAGTCTTGGGATTATTCCTATTGGGATATTATGTAGCTTCAACCAAATTCATCCAAAACAAATCCGCTAAGAAATCCACCTTGATCATATCTTGGTCTTTAGGAGTTTCATTGACTCTTTTTTCAATGTGGATAGGCGGAAGCATTGGCAAATTTCCAAAAGAATGGACTGATATCGCTTTCAAATTCCTTATGCCTTTAGGTCAAATAGCACTTTGCACGGCGTATGTTTCAACAATGTCCATCGCTTTCAAAACGAAAATAGGCCAAAAAGTGCTTAACGCCACTTTGTCGCATGCAGGAAGAATGTCGTTCTCGAACTATATCATGCATACAGTGTTGGGAATCGCAATCTTTTACAGCTTTGGCTTGGGGTTCTTCGGAACATTGAGCCTTGCGGAAGTAATGATCGTAGCCGTATTGATCTACGCTTTCCAAATTGCATATAGCAAATATTGGTTGCAAAGCTTCAAATTCGGACCATTAGAATGGCTTTGGAGATGCCTGACTTTCGGAAAAATGTTCAGCATCACAAAAGAGCCGATCAAAATATCGGAAAGAAAAGAAAAACCAGTTCTTCAAAAAGCATAA
- a CDS encoding YitT family protein yields MMKILKSYGLITLGVFIYTLGWAAFIIPSKISGGGVSGAATLVYQSTGVPVWITYMLVNIVLLLFGIRALGKQYGVKIVYGASVTTFFFSLLQANISEPVVHEAFMAAVIGGVMSGIGVGLILMEGGSLGGTDIIASIIVKYKNYSPGKILLILDMSVILASYFVFHSVEAIVYAGVVMGVMSYVIDLMLTGRNASVQIFIFSEKHETIAKRICDETMRGVTILDGKGWYSKEEKKIIMLMVRKKEYTQILRIAKNEDSEAFISVASVMGVYGRGFDAIKL; encoded by the coding sequence ATGATGAAAATTTTAAAATCCTACGGCTTGATTACTTTGGGAGTTTTCATTTATACTTTAGGGTGGGCCGCCTTCATTATTCCCTCGAAAATTTCCGGAGGTGGAGTCAGCGGTGCTGCGACATTGGTTTACCAATCTACGGGAGTGCCTGTTTGGATAACTTACATGCTTGTCAATATTGTGTTGTTGCTTTTTGGAATCAGGGCATTGGGCAAACAGTATGGCGTTAAAATTGTATATGGTGCCAGTGTGACTACATTCTTCTTTTCCTTATTGCAAGCTAATATTAGCGAACCTGTGGTTCACGAAGCGTTTATGGCGGCGGTGATTGGTGGCGTGATGTCCGGAATAGGCGTAGGCTTGATTTTGATGGAAGGAGGTAGCTTGGGAGGCACGGATATTATAGCTTCCATTATTGTAAAATACAAGAATTACTCGCCAGGCAAGATTTTATTGATCTTGGACATGTCTGTAATCTTGGCTTCTTATTTTGTTTTTCATTCAGTTGAGGCTATAGTTTATGCGGGTGTTGTTATGGGAGTGATGTCTTATGTGATCGATTTAATGTTGACAGGTAGAAATGCCAGTGTGCAAATTTTTATATTTTCAGAAAAACACGAAACTATAGCCAAAAGGATTTGCGACGAAACGATGCGAGGCGTGACAATATTGGATGGCAAAGGATGGTATTCCAAAGAAGAAAAGAAAATCATCATGCTGATGGTAAGGAAGAAGGAATATACTCAAATATTGCGTATTGCCAAGAACGAGGATTCCGAAGCATTTATTAGCGTGGCTTCGGTAATGGGAGTTTATGGAAGAGGCTTTGATGCTATTAAGCTTTAA
- a CDS encoding universal stress protein: MYKKIAVAVAFSPTCQALISEALRLQSLFDSELLLIHVGKNDDEEQKKMDDILRKASLAKDKTKLIWKSGNNTADIILEVCLKEKVDLLVAGALRKENLYGYYIGSIARKILRKSNCSVLMLTNPSLKPNSFNKVVIQAGASSVPQRALSIGCQLAKMEESSIVHIVREVKLLGLSMALASEETEDEYGKTKKNIVNEEVIEVERKLKGLDTEGLRLNIKVTAGKPGHELSNFVQKIHADLLIMQGLDRKMKFIDRIFRQDLEHIMSNLPTNLLIVH; encoded by the coding sequence ATGTATAAAAAAATAGCCGTAGCTGTAGCCTTTTCGCCGACATGTCAAGCATTGATATCCGAAGCTTTGAGGTTGCAGTCACTTTTTGATTCCGAATTGCTGCTTATTCATGTTGGTAAGAACGACGATGAAGAGCAGAAAAAAATGGATGATATTCTTCGCAAGGCATCTTTAGCCAAAGACAAGACTAAATTGATCTGGAAAAGCGGCAATAATACTGCGGATATCATTTTAGAGGTTTGCTTGAAGGAGAAAGTCGACTTATTGGTTGCTGGCGCATTAAGGAAGGAAAACCTATATGGATATTATATTGGATCCATAGCAAGAAAGATTCTGCGCAAGTCCAACTGTTCGGTTTTGATGTTGACGAATCCTAGCTTGAAGCCTAATTCATTCAATAAAGTTGTCATTCAAGCTGGAGCGAGCAGCGTGCCGCAAAGAGCTTTGAGCATAGGTTGCCAATTGGCTAAGATGGAAGAGTCTTCGATCGTCCACATCGTCAGGGAAGTTAAGTTGTTGGGGCTTAGCATGGCTTTGGCCAGTGAAGAGACAGAGGATGAATATGGAAAGACCAAGAAAAACATCGTCAATGAAGAGGTGATTGAAGTAGAGCGCAAGCTGAAAGGCCTGGATACCGAAGGTTTGCGTCTTAATATCAAAGTCACTGCCGGCAAGCCGGGGCACGAACTTTCTAATTTTGTGCAAAAAATTCATGCGGATTTATTGATAATGCAGGGGCTTGATCGCAAAATGAAATTCATCGATCGAATTTTTAGACAGGATTTGGAGCATATCATGAGCAACCTTCCAACCAATCTCTTGATCGTTCATTGA
- a CDS encoding cation:proton antiporter has product MEKLNHSEIITLLLQLSILLASSRLLAELVRKLKQPGVVGEILAGVLLGPTFFGAFFPEAYDSLFPAVGNSSIILDGLFTIGVILLLFIAGLEVELPLVWQQGKRAVYVSLCSLFIPIIVGFGCAYSFPEFFGSVNEEQRVVFALFLGTTLSITALPVIARILMDLNIFKSKMGMLIIASAMIIDILGWFIFTIILSMMETGEQKIGLWHTIGLTLGFTMIMLTIGKVIIDRSLPWINKKLAWPGGVLSLSMALCFLAAAFTESIGIHSIFGAFIVGIAMGDSVHFSERAKEIVHQFINNIFAPLFFVSIGLYVNFIDNFNLMQVLAITGLAFVVKVFGALLGARLGGMNNNDSLIVGFGMNTHGTLEVILGTIALSAGLITEELFVSIVVMVIVTIIFSAPIMKYFIGKSRNE; this is encoded by the coding sequence ATGGAAAAACTAAATCATAGCGAGATCATTACTTTGCTTCTTCAGCTTTCCATCTTATTGGCGAGTTCGAGGTTGTTGGCGGAGCTTGTTCGCAAGTTGAAGCAACCAGGAGTAGTGGGTGAGATCTTGGCCGGGGTTCTTTTGGGACCGACTTTTTTTGGAGCATTCTTTCCAGAGGCATACGATTCATTGTTCCCTGCTGTAGGGAACTCTTCGATAATATTGGATGGCCTGTTCACAATAGGCGTCATACTTTTGTTGTTTATCGCTGGATTGGAAGTTGAACTTCCTTTAGTGTGGCAACAAGGCAAAAGGGCTGTTTATGTTAGTTTATGTTCTTTATTCATACCCATTATCGTAGGGTTTGGGTGCGCGTATTCTTTTCCGGAGTTTTTTGGCTCTGTCAATGAGGAACAAAGAGTTGTATTCGCATTATTTCTGGGCACGACCTTATCCATTACAGCGCTTCCTGTTATCGCCAGAATTTTGATGGATTTGAATATTTTCAAAAGCAAGATGGGTATGTTGATTATCGCATCCGCTATGATCATAGATATACTGGGCTGGTTCATTTTCACCATTATCTTGAGCATGATGGAAACAGGCGAGCAAAAGATTGGACTTTGGCATACTATCGGGCTTACGCTTGGCTTCACAATGATCATGCTTACGATTGGTAAGGTGATTATCGATCGATCGTTGCCTTGGATTAATAAGAAGTTAGCATGGCCCGGAGGAGTATTGTCCTTATCTATGGCTTTATGTTTTCTTGCGGCGGCATTTACAGAGTCGATCGGCATACATTCTATCTTCGGAGCTTTTATCGTTGGTATAGCCATGGGGGATTCCGTTCACTTTTCCGAAAGAGCAAAGGAGATTGTCCATCAGTTTATCAATAATATTTTCGCTCCATTGTTCTTTGTGTCAATAGGCTTGTATGTGAATTTTATCGACAATTTCAACCTAATGCAGGTACTTGCGATTACAGGCTTGGCTTTTGTAGTGAAAGTGTTTGGCGCTTTGCTTGGAGCTAGGCTTGGAGGAATGAACAATAATGATTCGCTGATCGTAGGTTTTGGCATGAATACGCACGGTACTTTGGAAGTTATTTTAGGAACGATTGCGTTAAGCGCCGGATTGATTACCGAAGAGTTGTTTGTGTCTATTGTCGTTATGGTGATTGTCACGATTATTTTCTCAGCACCAATTATGAAATATTTTATTGGCAAGTCAAGAAATGAATAG
- the lptB gene encoding LPS export ABC transporter ATP-binding protein: protein MKLVADSLVKIYGQRTVVNKVSVEVNQGEIVGLLGPNGAGKTTSFYMIVGLIKPNQGKIYLEDQDITTLPMFKRAKLGVGYLAQEASVFRGLTVEENIKAVLEMTKKTKQEQKEKVEELLEEFSLTHVRKNLGKVLSGGERRRTEIARALAVDPNFVLLDEPFAGVDPIAVEEIQSIVAKLKNKNIGILITDHNVNETLSITDRAYLMFEGKLLKAGSAEELASDPQVRKVYLGQNFELKRKSFD from the coding sequence ATGAAATTAGTAGCGGACAGTCTAGTAAAAATATATGGGCAGAGAACTGTTGTAAACAAAGTATCTGTTGAAGTTAATCAAGGTGAGATTGTAGGGCTGTTGGGGCCAAATGGAGCAGGGAAGACCACTTCATTCTATATGATTGTAGGCTTGATAAAACCTAACCAAGGAAAGATTTACCTTGAGGATCAGGATATTACTACTTTGCCAATGTTCAAGCGCGCAAAGCTTGGGGTCGGCTATTTGGCTCAGGAAGCATCGGTATTCAGAGGCTTGACGGTAGAGGAGAATATCAAAGCGGTGCTTGAAATGACTAAAAAAACTAAGCAGGAGCAAAAGGAAAAAGTGGAGGAACTGCTGGAGGAATTTAGTCTTACGCACGTTAGAAAAAATTTGGGGAAAGTGCTTTCGGGTGGAGAAAGAAGAAGAACGGAGATAGCAAGAGCTTTGGCAGTGGATCCAAATTTTGTGCTATTGGATGAGCCTTTCGCGGGAGTTGATCCAATTGCCGTGGAGGAGATTCAGTCTATTGTCGCAAAATTGAAGAATAAAAATATCGGAATTTTGATCACCGACCATAATGTAAACGAAACATTGTCAATCACCGATCGAGCGTATTTGATGTTTGAAGGCAAATTGCTAAAGGCAGGATCTGCGGAAGAGTTGGCTTCGGACCCTCAAGTGAGAAAGGTATATCTTGGTCAGAACTTTGAATTGAAGAGAAAGAGTTTCGATTAG
- a CDS encoding GH3 auxin-responsive promoter family protein, whose protein sequence is MEIINTFLNWVMKKRIHQIELFLKYPNEVQGDVLKKLLKEAKGTSFGKQYHFKEISSAEQFSERVPVSTYEELYPWIDRVLKGEQNVLWPTEIKWFAKSSGTTNARSKFIPVSQAALEDCHYKGGKDLISIYANNYPDSKIFTGKSLAIGGSHQINKLSQEANSYFGDVSAVIMQNLPAWTQLQRIPKLDIALMDEWEAKIQIMAETCSEENVTSIFGVPTWTLVLIQRILELKGKDNILEVWPNLELFVHGAVAFGPYRELFQNLIPTSKMRYLETYNASEGFFGIQDQRNSEEMLLMLDYGIYYEFVPMDQINEERPQTLTLDQVELGKNYAVVISTNAGLWRYMIGDTVKFTSLYPFRIKISGRTKHFINAFGEEVIVENAEQAITSACKKTGAIISNFTAGPKYLGEGTKGAHEWIIEFEKRPSDLNDFTDELDRTLREINSDYDAKRYKDLALVKPTVHAVENGTFYAWMKRRGKLGGQNKVPRLSNDRTYLDGILESIN, encoded by the coding sequence ATGGAAATCATCAATACATTTTTGAATTGGGTGATGAAAAAGCGTATACATCAAATTGAGCTTTTTCTTAAATACCCCAACGAAGTGCAGGGAGATGTGCTTAAGAAGCTTCTTAAAGAAGCCAAAGGCACTTCTTTTGGAAAGCAATATCATTTTAAAGAAATTTCATCTGCTGAGCAATTCAGCGAAAGGGTTCCTGTATCTACTTACGAAGAATTGTACCCTTGGATAGATAGAGTGTTGAAAGGCGAGCAAAACGTGCTTTGGCCTACTGAGATCAAGTGGTTTGCCAAGTCGTCAGGGACTACCAATGCAAGAAGCAAGTTTATTCCTGTTTCTCAGGCGGCATTGGAAGATTGCCATTATAAGGGAGGAAAGGATTTGATTTCTATTTATGCCAATAATTATCCTGATTCTAAAATCTTCACGGGAAAAAGCTTGGCCATAGGCGGAAGCCATCAAATAAACAAACTTAGCCAAGAGGCAAACTCCTACTTTGGAGATGTGTCAGCGGTTATCATGCAAAATTTGCCGGCTTGGACGCAGTTGCAAAGAATTCCAAAGCTTGATATCGCCTTGATGGATGAATGGGAGGCTAAGATTCAAATCATGGCGGAGACTTGCTCTGAGGAGAATGTTACCAGCATATTTGGCGTTCCAACTTGGACATTGGTGCTTATACAGAGAATTCTGGAATTGAAAGGCAAGGACAATATACTGGAAGTATGGCCAAATTTGGAGCTTTTTGTTCATGGAGCTGTAGCTTTTGGCCCTTATAGAGAGCTTTTTCAGAATCTGATTCCAACGTCTAAGATGAGGTACTTGGAGACATATAATGCTTCCGAGGGATTTTTTGGCATTCAGGATCAGAGGAATAGCGAAGAAATGTTGCTCATGCTCGATTATGGCATATACTATGAGTTTGTGCCGATGGATCAGATCAATGAGGAGAGGCCTCAGACTCTGACCTTGGATCAAGTGGAATTAGGCAAGAATTACGCGGTAGTTATATCAACCAATGCTGGACTGTGGAGGTATATGATCGGAGATACGGTCAAGTTTACTTCTTTATATCCATTTAGAATAAAAATCTCAGGAAGGACAAAGCATTTTATCAATGCATTTGGAGAAGAAGTCATAGTGGAAAATGCGGAGCAAGCTATCACAAGCGCTTGTAAAAAAACAGGAGCTATCATAAGCAACTTTACTGCAGGTCCAAAATACCTAGGAGAAGGTACCAAAGGAGCCCATGAATGGATTATTGAGTTTGAGAAGAGGCCAAGCGACTTGAATGATTTTACTGATGAGCTTGATAGAACTCTTCGTGAGATCAATTCGGATTATGATGCTAAAAGGTACAAGGACCTTGCTTTGGTTAAGCCAACAGTGCATGCAGTTGAAAATGGCACTTTTTACGCATGGATGAAGAGAAGAGGCAAATTAGGAGGACAAAATAAAGTGCCAAGGCTCTCCAATGACAGAACATATCTTGACGG